In Acidobacteriota bacterium, the following proteins share a genomic window:
- a CDS encoding glycine C-acetyltransferase, translating into MNPELIYSTLQHELDKLAEAQTYKYEVPLESEQGGRVRVQGRVCVMLASNNYLGLANHPRIKEAAQQGLDKWGFGMSSVRFLCGTEPIHLELEQRIARFVGCEAAILHSSCFAANEAFFTALYANDFGETNYEDVIYSDQYNHASIIDGVRLCRAVAKQTASKLYRNRDVAHLRELLEEDRDKNYRLKVIATDGVFSMEGHLAPLPELVALAREFGALLFVDESHASGALGQTGRGTPEELGVHGEIDVITGTFGKALGGASGGFIAGRRELVEFLRQKSRPYTFSNTVPPAVVTASIAAIDLIENEPGIVNQLHANTAFFRREIVNAGFTILPGHHAIVPIMLGEAALAQEMSRALLDEGVYIKGLWYPVVPKGEARLRAQISAAHTQTDLEQTIAAFKTVGKKLGVI; encoded by the coding sequence ATGAATCCCGAACTGATTTACTCGACCTTACAACATGAACTCGATAAGCTAGCCGAGGCGCAGACCTACAAGTACGAAGTGCCGCTCGAAAGCGAACAGGGCGGGCGCGTCCGCGTGCAAGGCCGTGTGTGTGTGATGCTGGCGTCGAATAACTATCTTGGGCTGGCGAATCACCCGCGTATTAAAGAGGCTGCTCAACAGGGCCTCGACAAGTGGGGTTTCGGCATGTCATCGGTGCGCTTCTTGTGCGGCACCGAGCCGATTCATCTGGAATTGGAACAGCGCATTGCCCGCTTCGTCGGTTGCGAAGCAGCGATCCTGCATTCGTCCTGCTTCGCAGCGAACGAAGCGTTTTTTACGGCCCTGTATGCCAACGATTTTGGCGAGACGAATTACGAAGACGTGATTTACAGCGACCAGTACAACCATGCCAGCATCATTGACGGTGTGCGTCTGTGCCGCGCGGTCGCCAAACAAACCGCGTCGAAACTGTATCGCAACCGTGACGTTGCGCATTTGCGCGAACTGCTTGAAGAAGATCGCGACAAGAATTACCGGCTGAAAGTCATCGCCACCGATGGCGTCTTCTCGATGGAAGGCCACCTCGCGCCGCTGCCCGAACTGGTCGCGCTCGCGCGTGAATTCGGCGCGTTGCTGTTCGTGGACGAATCGCATGCCTCAGGCGCGCTCGGGCAAACCGGGCGCGGCACGCCCGAAGAGTTGGGCGTGCATGGCGAGATTGACGTAATCACCGGCACTTTCGGCAAAGCGCTGGGTGGCGCGTCGGGCGGCTTCATCGCCGGGCGGCGCGAATTGGTCGAATTCCTGCGCCAGAAATCGCGGCCTTACACGTTTAGCAACACCGTGCCGCCGGCGGTCGTGACGGCTTCGATTGCCGCCATTGACTTGATTGAGAATGAGCCGGGCATCGTCAATCAATTGCACGCGAACACGGCGTTCTTCCGCCGCGAAATCGTCAACGCGGGGTTCACCATCCTGCCCGGCCACCACGCCATCGTGCCAATCATGCTCGGTGAAGCGGCGCTGGCGCAGGAGATGAGTCGCGCGCTGCTCGACGAAGGCGTTTACATCAAAGGCCTCTGGTATCCGGTTGTGCCCAAAGGCGAAGCCCGCTTGCGCGCGCAGATTTCTGCCGCGCACACACAGACGGATTTGGAGCAAACCATCGCGGCCTTTAAGACGGTCGGCAAAAAGCTGGGCGTTATTTAA
- a CDS encoding 4-hydroxyproline epimerase — MQRLKAIDSHTGGEPTRVIVSGFPDLGKGSMAERMRRFKAEFDQYRSAIVNEPRGNDAIVGALLCEPVDAANAAGVIFFNNVGYLGMCGHGTIGLMVTLAHMGRIQPGTQRLETPVGTIAATLHANNEVSVANVQSYRHAANVTVDVPGLGVVRGDIAWGGNWFFLVNDHDQQLTLQHLDDLTAYTWKIRQALTAQGITGAHGQEIDHIELFVPSQLDGVQSKNFVLCPGKAYDRSPCGTGTSAKLACLVADGKLKEGETWKQESVVGSVFEGSVRSADGMIQPTIKGSAFVNAELELILDERDPFCWGIR, encoded by the coding sequence ATGCAACGTCTCAAAGCAATTGATTCACATACCGGCGGCGAACCTACGCGCGTTATTGTCAGCGGCTTCCCCGATTTGGGCAAAGGCTCGATGGCCGAACGTATGCGGCGGTTCAAAGCCGAGTTCGATCAGTATCGTTCGGCCATTGTCAACGAACCGCGCGGCAACGACGCCATCGTCGGCGCGTTGTTGTGCGAACCGGTTGATGCGGCCAACGCGGCGGGCGTGATCTTTTTCAACAACGTCGGCTACTTGGGCATGTGCGGGCACGGCACGATAGGCCTGATGGTGACGCTCGCGCACATGGGCCGCATTCAACCCGGCACGCAGCGCCTCGAAACGCCCGTCGGCACAATCGCCGCCACCTTGCATGCGAACAATGAAGTCAGTGTGGCCAATGTCCAAAGCTATCGTCACGCAGCAAATGTAACTGTAGATGTGCCTGGCCTCGGCGTCGTGCGCGGCGACATCGCTTGGGGCGGCAATTGGTTCTTTCTAGTGAATGACCATGACCAGCAATTGACGTTGCAACATCTAGACGACCTGACCGCTTACACCTGGAAGATTCGGCAGGCACTCACGGCGCAAGGCATCACGGGCGCGCATGGGCAGGAGATTGATCACATCGAATTGTTTGTGCCTTCGCAACTCGATGGCGTGCAAAGCAAAAACTTCGTGCTCTGTCCCGGCAAAGCCTATGACCGCTCGCCCTGCGGCACGGGCACAAGCGCGAAGCTGGCTTGTCTGGTGGCCGACGGCAAACTGAAAGAAGGCGAGACTTGGAAACAAGAGAGCGTGGTCGGCAGCGTGTTTGAAGGCAGCGTGCGCAGCGCGGATGGAATGATTCAGCCGACGATCAAAGGCTCCGCGTTCGTCAACGCTGAGCTTGAATTGATCCTGGACGAACGCGACCCATTCTGCTGGGGCATCCGGTGA
- a CDS encoding FAD-binding oxidoreductase: protein MNLQSPTSNSHTAFDVVIIGGGIVGAACARECALGGLRVAIIERAVIGGGATAEGMGHIVVMDDSEAQFALTRYSQQLWQELANEWPATAEYEQCGTLWVAADDEEMAEVHRKREFYGARGVATEVLDAQQLAEAEPHLRPGLAGGLFVPSDGVSYPPCAAGYLLAEAQRHSAQLFLGKEVKAIKSECVQLSDGTFLAARFIVNATGSWSPELTPGIDVQKRKGHLVITDRYPGFVRHQLIELGYLKSAHSHNAASVAFNAQPRKTGQILIGSSRQFGVHTRDVDAPMLAWMLRRAAEYMPGLAQLSALRVWTGFRAATSDHLPLIGPYPGSDSLYLATGHEGLGITTSLGTGRLLADQLLQRPSAIPCEPYLPARVAVQKRETAHA from the coding sequence GTGAATCTCCAATCTCCAACCTCAAATTCACATACCGCGTTTGATGTGGTCATCATTGGCGGCGGCATAGTTGGGGCAGCCTGTGCGCGTGAATGCGCTCTGGGCGGATTGCGCGTCGCCATCATCGAGCGCGCCGTCATCGGCGGCGGTGCGACGGCGGAAGGCATGGGCCACATCGTGGTGATGGATGATTCAGAAGCGCAGTTCGCCTTGACGCGCTATTCGCAACAGCTCTGGCAGGAATTGGCGAATGAATGGCCTGCGACCGCCGAGTATGAGCAATGCGGCACGCTTTGGGTGGCGGCGGATGACGAAGAGATGGCCGAAGTTCACCGCAAGCGCGAATTTTATGGCGCGCGCGGCGTGGCGACTGAAGTGCTAGATGCACAGCAATTGGCTGAAGCCGAACCGCATTTGCGCCCAGGCTTGGCGGGCGGATTATTTGTGCCGAGCGACGGCGTGAGCTATCCGCCCTGCGCGGCGGGCTATTTGTTGGCCGAAGCGCAACGGCATTCGGCGCAATTGTTTTTGGGGAAAGAGGTGAAGGCGATCAAGTCAGAGTGCGTGCAATTGAGCGATGGCACATTTCTCGCGGCGCGCTTCATCGTCAACGCCACGGGCAGTTGGTCGCCCGAATTGACGCCGGGCATTGACGTGCAAAAGCGCAAGGGACATTTGGTCATCACGGATCGTTATCCCGGTTTTGTCCGGCATCAGTTGATCGAGCTTGGTTATTTGAAAAGTGCGCACTCGCACAATGCGGCTTCGGTGGCGTTCAATGCCCAGCCGCGCAAGACGGGGCAAATTCTGATCGGTTCTTCGCGCCAGTTCGGCGTGCACACGCGCGACGTTGATGCGCCGATGCTGGCCTGGATGTTGCGGCGCGCGGCGGAATACATGCCCGGCCTGGCTCAGCTTTCTGCCCTTCGCGTCTGGACAGGTTTTCGCGCGGCGACATCAGATCATTTGCCGCTGATTGGTCCGTATCCCGGCAGCGACAGCCTCTATCTGGCCACCGGCCACGAAGGGCTGGGCATCACGACTTCGCTGGGCACGGGGCGGCTGCTGGCGGATCAATTGCTGCAACGCCCGTCCGCGATTCCGTGCGAGCCGTATTTGCCTGCGCGAGTTGCCGTGCAGAAACGGGAGACTGCTCATGCCTAA
- a CDS encoding (2Fe-2S)-binding protein: MPNAVTLSINGQPWRVPAESTVAAAVLLSGVTTFRRSVTGEARAPLCGMGICYECRVTVNGQAHARSCQIVCAEGMEVRTDA, encoded by the coding sequence ATGCCTAATGCCGTGACGCTTTCGATCAACGGCCAGCCTTGGCGTGTGCCTGCGGAAAGCACGGTGGCGGCGGCCGTGCTGTTGAGTGGCGTGACGACTTTCCGCCGTTCGGTGACGGGCGAAGCGCGTGCGCCTTTATGCGGGATGGGCATCTGTTACGAATGCCGCGTGACGGTCAACGGGCAGGCGCATGCGCGCAGTTGCCAGATTGTGTGTGCTGAAGGGATGGAGGTGCGCACCGATGCCTGA
- a CDS encoding NAD(P)/FAD-dependent oxidoreductase: MPEQHATDLLIVGAGPAGIAAAVAAHDGKQRITILDDNPQPGGQIWRGEAQTPSDTAAAEWLKRVRATNAQFIHGARIFAQTDDGALLAEMTNGETLSLRYQKLILATGARERFLPFPGWTLPNVFGAGGLQALVKGGLSIAGKRVVVAGTGPLLLAVAAYLKKRGAAVLLLAEQAPFTKLIGFGLQVARSVSKFKQALELKGQLRGVPQRFDCWPLAAHGEGKLARVTLRQGARTFDLACDYLACGFHLVPNVELAALLGCAVRDGCVAVDEFQQSAVAGVYCAGESTGIGGVEVALIEGQIAGLAASDRHHDARPLFAARAKAQRFAGALNRAVALRDELKQLPQADTLVCRCEDVSFERLQTQPEWRAAKLHTRCGMGPCQGRVCGPAVEYLFGWQSASVRPPAFPASIGSLAQVAASSSSNSGD, translated from the coding sequence ATGCCTGAGCAACACGCTACTGATCTGCTCATCGTTGGCGCAGGCCCGGCGGGTATCGCCGCCGCAGTCGCCGCGCACGACGGCAAGCAGCGCATCACCATCCTCGACGACAACCCGCAACCCGGCGGCCAAATCTGGCGCGGCGAAGCGCAAACTCCATCTGACACTGCCGCTGCTGAATGGCTCAAGCGCGTGCGGGCGACGAATGCGCAATTCATTCACGGCGCGCGCATCTTCGCGCAAACGGACGACGGCGCGCTGCTGGCTGAAATGACGAATGGCGAGACGCTCAGCCTGCGCTATCAAAAACTGATTCTGGCGACGGGCGCGCGCGAACGTTTCCTGCCGTTTCCGGGCTGGACGTTGCCGAATGTGTTTGGCGCGGGCGGCTTGCAAGCATTGGTCAAAGGCGGGTTGTCCATCGCGGGCAAACGCGTCGTTGTTGCGGGCACGGGGCCGCTATTGCTGGCGGTGGCGGCGTATTTGAAAAAGCGCGGCGCGGCGGTTTTATTGCTCGCCGAGCAAGCGCCCTTCACCAAATTGATTGGCTTTGGGTTGCAAGTCGCGCGGAGCGTAAGCAAGTTCAAACAGGCGCTTGAACTGAAAGGGCAATTGCGCGGTGTGCCGCAACGGTTCGACTGTTGGCCGCTGGCCGCGCATGGCGAAGGCAAATTGGCACGCGTGACGCTGCGGCAGGGAGCGCGAACTTTCGATCTTGCTTGCGATTATTTGGCCTGTGGCTTTCACCTCGTGCCCAACGTAGAACTGGCGGCGCTATTGGGTTGTGCCGTGCGCGATGGTTGCGTCGCGGTGGATGAGTTTCAGCAATCCGCTGTGGCTGGTGTGTATTGCGCTGGCGAATCCACCGGCATTGGCGGTGTAGAGGTTGCGCTGATCGAAGGGCAAATCGCCGGATTGGCTGCCAGCGACCGGCACCATGACGCCCGCCCGCTTTTCGCGGCCCGCGCCAAGGCGCAACGTTTCGCCGGCGCGCTGAACCGGGCGGTTGCCTTGCGCGACGAACTCAAACAGTTGCCCCAGGCCGACACGCTGGTCTGCCGTTGCGAGGACGTGAGTTTTGAACGGTTGCAAACCCAGCCCGAATGGCGCGCGGCGAAGTTGCATACCCGTTGCGGGATGGGGCCGTGTCAGGGGCGCGTCTGTGGCCCGGCGGTCGAGTATTTATTCGGCTGGCAGTCAGCGTCGGTGCGTCCACCGGCCTTTCCGGCCAGTATTGGCAGCTTGGCGCAAGTTGCCGCTTCATCATCATCAAATTCAGGAGACTGA
- a CDS encoding dihydrodipicolinate synthase family protein, protein MTMQWRGVMPAMTTGLNEDLTIDHAFVAKHCQWLLDSGCTGIVAPGSLGEGNTMTFAERLQLWETLVQATEGRAPVVAAISALSTSESVAMAKAAKEKGCRGLMVLPPYVYQGDWREMKYHVAETFKATDLSCMLYNNPVAYGTDFLPEQIAELAAEHPNFQAVKESSTDVRRVTAIKALIGDRLNLFVGVDDAIVEGIAVGAVGWVAGLVNALPQESVAVFDLALKGEREKALALYRWFLPLLRLDCVPKFVQLIKLVQQEVGMGNARVRPPRLEIVGAELEEALATIRGSLATKPAL, encoded by the coding sequence ATGACTATGCAATGGCGCGGCGTGATGCCCGCAATGACGACCGGCTTAAACGAAGACCTGACGATTGACCACGCCTTTGTGGCCAAACATTGCCAGTGGTTGCTCGACAGCGGCTGCACCGGCATCGTTGCGCCTGGCTCGCTGGGCGAAGGCAATACGATGACCTTCGCCGAACGCCTGCAACTGTGGGAGACGCTGGTGCAAGCCACCGAAGGACGTGCGCCGGTGGTGGCGGCGATTTCGGCGCTGAGCACGTCCGAGTCGGTGGCAATGGCCAAGGCTGCGAAAGAAAAAGGCTGTCGCGGTCTGATGGTGCTGCCGCCCTATGTTTACCAGGGCGACTGGCGCGAGATGAAATACCACGTGGCCGAAACCTTCAAGGCGACTGACCTGTCGTGCATGCTCTACAACAATCCGGTGGCTTATGGCACCGACTTCCTGCCCGAACAGATTGCCGAGTTGGCCGCCGAACATCCCAACTTTCAAGCCGTCAAAGAATCGAGCACCGATGTGCGGCGTGTGACGGCCATCAAGGCGCTGATTGGTGACCGGCTCAATTTGTTTGTCGGCGTGGACGACGCGATTGTCGAAGGCATCGCGGTCGGCGCGGTCGGTTGGGTCGCCGGCTTGGTCAATGCCTTGCCGCAAGAGTCAGTGGCGGTGTTCGATTTGGCGCTGAAGGGTGAGCGCGAAAAGGCGTTGGCGTTGTATCGCTGGTTCCTGCCACTGTTACGATTGGATTGCGTGCCGAAATTCGTGCAACTCATCAAACTGGTGCAGCAGGAAGTCGGGATGGGCAACGCGCGCGTGCGCCCGCCACGGTTGGAGATTGTCGGGGCGGAATTGGAAGAGGCATTAGCGACGATTCGTGGCTCGTTGGCCACGAAGCCCGCATTGTAA
- a CDS encoding transglycosylase SLT domain-containing protein — protein sequence MLKHKFVVLAESILVLVAVLCSPVALAQTPLRQDTQRVIDRSNEQFQKGEEFFQAGSYEQARRSYDKAVDIVLEANADDSQLRDYYRRLVDRIYQRQMALLKNAPAAKQAPNYAESTLPQDQTKPVVAQQTPPASTTPPAGDDRGFGQQTYVPSPLDDLTKLKLTEAETKNVSTEQIQTAVSAAKLDFNFKPNPLVQSFINYYQGRGRATMENGLRRSGRFIAMARRIFKEENVPQDLVWLCQVESAWSPIARSWASAVGLWQFIPGTGGNYGLQQDYWVDERSSFEKATRASARYLRWLANRYAGNWELAMAAYNSGEGRIDSCISRSGYADFWEIYPMLPQETRNYVPNILATIIIAKNAQRYGFTPKPEPPLAYDYVTVNNAVDLRLVADAVDASHDYILGLNPELKRGVTPPATTYAVRVPPGKGKVLQVALNRIPPDKRTSWRMLTAQAGDNFEMIARRTGVSESALEQVNGGVLRPGQKIVVPANGGMRNVVFSAPRGASAPVAAATAPSTASTMAKLVTYKAKDGETLGDIAGRYNTSVRDLATLNRLSASAKLKAGQVIKVPVKARR from the coding sequence ATGCTGAAGCATAAATTTGTGGTGCTCGCTGAAAGCATCTTAGTCCTTGTCGCTGTTCTTTGTTCGCCCGTAGCGCTGGCGCAAACGCCGCTGCGACAGGACACGCAACGCGTCATTGACCGCTCCAACGAACAATTTCAAAAGGGCGAAGAGTTTTTCCAAGCGGGCAGCTATGAGCAAGCCCGCCGCTCCTACGACAAGGCCGTGGACATCGTGCTCGAAGCGAACGCCGATGATTCGCAATTGCGCGACTATTACCGCCGGTTGGTAGATCGCATTTATCAACGCCAGATGGCGCTGTTGAAAAACGCTCCGGCGGCCAAACAGGCGCCGAATTACGCAGAAAGCACGTTGCCCCAAGATCAAACGAAGCCGGTGGTCGCGCAACAAACGCCGCCTGCTTCCACTACGCCTCCCGCTGGGGATGATCGCGGGTTTGGGCAACAAACCTATGTGCCTTCCCCGCTGGACGATCTGACCAAACTGAAATTGACCGAAGCCGAAACCAAAAACGTTTCCACCGAACAAATTCAAACCGCTGTTAGCGCCGCCAAGCTTGATTTCAACTTCAAGCCGAATCCGTTGGTGCAAAGCTTCATCAACTACTATCAGGGCCGTGGCCGCGCGACGATGGAAAATGGGTTGCGCCGGTCGGGCCGCTTTATTGCGATGGCCCGGCGTATCTTCAAAGAAGAAAACGTGCCGCAAGATTTGGTGTGGCTCTGCCAGGTCGAAAGCGCCTGGTCGCCCATTGCGCGTTCTTGGGCATCGGCAGTTGGCCTGTGGCAATTCATTCCGGGCACGGGTGGCAACTACGGCTTGCAGCAGGATTACTGGGTGGACGAGCGGTCGAGCTTTGAAAAAGCCACGCGCGCCTCGGCGCGTTACCTGCGCTGGCTGGCGAACCGCTACGCCGGCAATTGGGAACTGGCGATGGCCGCCTACAACTCCGGCGAAGGCCGCATTGACTCCTGCATTTCGCGCAGTGGCTATGCCGATTTCTGGGAAATCTATCCGATGTTGCCGCAAGAAACGCGCAACTATGTGCCCAACATTCTGGCGACGATCATCATTGCCAAGAACGCACAGCGTTATGGCTTTACGCCCAAACCGGAACCGCCGCTGGCCTATGATTACGTCACGGTCAACAACGCGGTGGATTTGCGCTTGGTCGCCGACGCGGTGGATGCCAGTCACGACTACATCCTGGGCCTCAATCCTGAATTGAAACGCGGCGTGACGCCTCCGGCCACGACTTATGCTGTGCGCGTGCCGCCGGGCAAAGGCAAAGTTTTGCAAGTGGCGCTCAATCGCATTCCGCCCGACAAACGCACGTCCTGGCGCATGCTGACAGCGCAGGCGGGCGACAACTTTGAAATGATTGCGCGCCGCACCGGCGTTTCAGAATCGGCGCTCGAACAGGTTAATGGCGGCGTGCTGCGTCCCGGTCAAAAGATCGTGGTGCCTGCCAATGGCGGGATGCGCAACGTAGTCTTTTCGGCTCCGCGTGGCGCTTCAGCGCCAGTGGCGGCGGCAACAGCGCCTTCGACCGCCAGCACGATGGCCAAGCTGGTCACCTACAAAGCCAAAGACGGCGAAACGTTGGGCGATATTGCGGGCCGTTACAACACTTCGGTGCGCGATTTGGCGACGCTCAATCGGTTGAGCGCATCGGCCAAGCTCAAAGCGGGCCAAGTCATCAAGGTGCCGGTCAAAGCGCGGCGCTAA
- a CDS encoding class I fructose-bisphosphate aldolase — MNIKEIEQLLGADGEALLTHTSKTIDKNLLHLPGPDFVDRVWINSDRPNNVLRNLQSTFNTGRLGKTGYLSILPVDQGIEHSAGASFAPNPIYFDPENIVKLAVEGGCNAVASTLGVLGAVSRKYAHKIPFIVKVNHNEFLTFPNQFDQIMFGGIKQAFDMGATGIGATIYFGSEESKRQIQEVSKAFAYAHELGLYTVLWCYLRNNAFKKDKDYHVSADLTGQANHLGVTIEADIIKQKLPQNNGGYNAISSKENPYGKTNPKIYTELSADNPIDLTRYQVANCYMGRAGLINSGGESKGQSDLAEAVLTAAVNKRAGGTGLISGRKAFQRPMTEGVQILNAIQDVYLASEITVA, encoded by the coding sequence GTGAACATCAAAGAGATTGAGCAGCTTTTAGGCGCTGATGGCGAAGCTTTGCTGACACACACGAGCAAGACCATTGATAAAAATCTGTTGCATCTGCCCGGCCCCGATTTCGTTGACCGTGTCTGGATTAACTCCGACCGTCCGAACAACGTGCTGCGCAATCTGCAAAGCACCTTCAACACGGGCCGCTTGGGCAAGACCGGTTACCTTTCGATCCTGCCGGTGGATCAGGGCATCGAACATTCGGCGGGCGCGAGCTTTGCGCCGAACCCGATTTACTTCGACCCGGAAAACATCGTGAAACTGGCGGTCGAAGGTGGTTGCAACGCCGTGGCCTCGACGCTGGGTGTATTGGGCGCGGTGTCGCGCAAGTACGCGCACAAGATTCCCTTCATCGTCAAAGTCAACCACAACGAATTTTTGACCTTCCCGAACCAGTTCGACCAGATCATGTTCGGCGGCATCAAGCAGGCCTTCGATATGGGCGCGACCGGCATCGGTGCGACGATCTATTTCGGCTCCGAAGAATCCAAACGCCAGATTCAAGAGGTCAGCAAGGCCTTTGCCTACGCGCACGAACTGGGCCTCTACACCGTGCTCTGGTGCTATCTGCGCAACAACGCGTTTAAGAAGGATAAGGACTACCACGTTTCTGCCGACTTGACCGGCCAGGCCAACCACCTGGGCGTGACCATCGAAGCCGACATCATCAAACAGAAACTGCCGCAAAATAACGGCGGTTATAACGCCATCTCGTCAAAGGAAAACCCCTACGGCAAGACCAATCCGAAGATTTACACCGAACTGTCCGCCGATAACCCGATTGATCTGACGCGCTATCAGGTGGCGAATTGTTATATGGGCCGCGCCGGTCTGATCAATTCCGGCGGCGAATCGAAGGGCCAGAGCGATTTGGCCGAAGCCGTGCTGACCGCCGCCGTCAATAAACGTGCGGGCGGCACGGGGTTGATCTCAGGCCGCAAAGCCTTCCAACGGCCAATGACTGAGGGCGTGCAAATTTTGAATGCGATTCAGGATGTGTATTTGGCGAGTGAGATTACCGTGGCGTAA